In a single window of the Flavobacterium ammoniigenes genome:
- the pseF gene encoding pseudaminic acid cytidylyltransferase produces MKKKIAIIPARGGSKRIPRKNIKEFLGKPIIAYSIETAISSGLFDEIMVSTNDKEIAEIALQYGAKVPFFRSLENSSDVATTFDVIEEVLFQYKQSGLEFDFVCCLYPCAPFVTKFILNDAFWKLTNQMYDLVFPIIKYSSPIQRAIRIDNNKARFVNPEFSIYGTQDFENKFFDSGQFYFFKPNVLLKEKTLIVENSGFILLNKNRAEDIDELEDWEAAEIKYRIIHNL; encoded by the coding sequence ATGAAAAAAAAAATTGCAATAATACCTGCTAGAGGAGGAAGTAAAAGAATACCTAGGAAGAATATAAAAGAATTTTTAGGTAAGCCGATTATAGCGTATTCTATTGAAACGGCAATCTCTTCAGGATTATTTGACGAGATTATGGTTTCAACTAATGATAAAGAAATTGCCGAAATTGCATTGCAGTATGGTGCTAAAGTACCTTTTTTCAGAAGTTTAGAAAATTCAAGTGATGTAGCTACAACATTTGATGTTATTGAGGAAGTATTATTTCAATATAAACAATCAGGACTTGAATTTGATTTTGTATGTTGTTTGTATCCATGTGCTCCATTTGTAACAAAGTTCATTTTAAATGATGCTTTTTGGAAATTAACAAATCAAATGTATGATTTAGTATTTCCAATTATTAAGTATTCCTCCCCTATTCAAAGAGCAATTAGAATTGATAACAATAAAGCTAGATTTGTAAATCCAGAATTTTCTATTTATGGAACTCAAGATTTTGAAAACAAATTTTTTGATTCAGGACAATTTTATTTTTTTAAACCTAATGTATTATTGAAGGAAAAGACCCTTATAGTTGAAAATTCAGGTTTTATTCTTCTGAATAAAAATAGAGCTGAAGATATTGATGAACTGGAAGATTGGGAAGCTGCTGAAATTAAGTATAGAATAATCCATAATTTATAA